From one Gracilibacillus salinarum genomic stretch:
- a CDS encoding M20/M25/M40 family metallo-hydrolase — protein MSNQDRIVKQFIELVQIDSETTKERKIADHLLQQFEQLGLEVKEDNTHQQTGHEAGNIIARLKGNDSNIPSIYFTAHMDTVVPGEAIKPVIKDEFIYSDGTTILGADDKAGITSIIELIHMLKEQPVIHGDIYFAIMSGEESGLVGSQYFDESQLPVSFGYALDSDGEVGSIITAAPSQAKIYATIKGKAAHAGVQPEKGVSAISMTAKAITKMPLGRIDEETTANVGSFEGKGPTNVVCDRVLLIAEARSLSKDKLDNQVEAMCTALKESTANMGGEVDIEIKHMYPNYQFDENDQVVQIAMKAASALGKEASLKVSGGGSDANHLSGKGIPTVNLAVGYENIHTKNERIGIASLTEVPLYMYEIVKQLSK, from the coding sequence TATTGAACTAGTACAAATCGATTCAGAAACAACGAAAGAACGCAAGATAGCAGATCATTTACTGCAACAATTCGAACAATTAGGTTTAGAGGTAAAAGAAGACAATACTCATCAGCAAACGGGACATGAAGCTGGGAACATTATTGCTCGTTTGAAAGGAAATGATTCAAATATACCATCGATCTATTTCACTGCACATATGGATACAGTAGTACCAGGAGAAGCAATCAAACCTGTCATCAAAGATGAATTTATCTATTCAGATGGGACTACTATTTTAGGTGCAGATGATAAAGCCGGGATTACTTCGATAATTGAACTAATTCATATGTTGAAGGAACAGCCTGTAATTCATGGTGATATTTATTTTGCAATCATGAGTGGGGAAGAATCAGGTCTTGTAGGTTCACAATATTTTGATGAGTCACAATTACCGGTATCGTTTGGGTATGCTTTGGACAGTGATGGAGAAGTTGGATCGATTATTACAGCAGCGCCTTCACAAGCAAAAATATATGCAACGATCAAAGGAAAAGCGGCACATGCTGGTGTACAGCCGGAAAAAGGTGTATCTGCGATCAGTATGACTGCAAAAGCTATTACGAAAATGCCGCTAGGACGAATTGATGAAGAAACGACTGCCAATGTAGGAAGCTTTGAGGGGAAAGGTCCTACAAATGTGGTGTGTGACCGCGTATTATTAATTGCAGAAGCCCGGTCATTGTCGAAGGATAAATTAGATAATCAAGTGGAAGCAATGTGCACTGCCCTTAAAGAAAGCACAGCGAACATGGGTGGCGAAGTAGACATCGAAATAAAGCATATGTACCCTAATTATCAATTTGATGAAAATGATCAAGTTGTTCAAATAGCGATGAAAGCTGCTTCTGCTCTTGGAAAAGAAGCTTCATTGAAAGTGAGTGGCGGAGGAAGTGATGCGAATCATCTGTCTGGTAAAGGCATTCCAACTGTTAATCTAGCTGTTGGCTATGAAAACATTCATACCAAAAATGAACGAATCGGTATTGCAAGTTTAACGGAGGTCCCGTTATATATGTATGAAATTGTTAAGCAATTATCAAAATGA